From a region of the Thiohalomonas denitrificans genome:
- a CDS encoding PA2778 family cysteine peptidase, producing MIRSLLLTTLVAGLIGCAGAPTLPASDAPQARVSAPFFPQTLHHCGPAALASVLGWSGAAATPEQLAEWVYLPGREGALQAELLAEGRRQGRLTYLLEPSLESLVAELQAGHPVLVLQNLAFGWAPRWHYAVAVGYDLDAGIMELHSGTRQRYRSSLDTFYRTWKRAGRWAVVVLPPDRLPATAEPQRYLRAVIDLEAVGQTAAAKTGYRTALQRWSDSTPARVGLASLLYRQGDRTDAEQLLREALATEPTSVPVLNNLAHLLNERGEKAEAERLARRALREPGPWRDDVRATLEEILR from the coding sequence GTGATTCGATCTCTCCTCCTCACCACCCTGGTGGCGGGGCTGATCGGCTGTGCCGGCGCACCGACTCTGCCGGCTTCTGACGCGCCGCAGGCGCGGGTATCGGCACCGTTTTTTCCTCAGACCCTGCACCACTGCGGTCCGGCGGCTCTCGCCTCGGTGCTGGGTTGGTCCGGTGCCGCGGCGACGCCGGAACAACTGGCGGAGTGGGTCTATCTGCCAGGACGGGAGGGTGCCTTGCAGGCGGAGCTGCTGGCGGAGGGCCGTCGGCAGGGGCGGTTGACCTATCTCCTGGAGCCTTCGCTCGAAAGCCTGGTAGCGGAACTGCAGGCCGGACACCCGGTGCTGGTGCTCCAGAACCTGGCTTTTGGATGGGCTCCGCGCTGGCACTACGCGGTGGCAGTCGGTTACGACCTCGATGCGGGCATCATGGAACTGCACAGCGGCACCCGCCAGCGCTACCGCTCCAGCCTCGACACCTTCTATCGGACATGGAAGCGAGCCGGGCGCTGGGCGGTTGTTGTTCTGCCCCCCGACCGGCTACCGGCAACTGCCGAGCCGCAGCGTTACCTGCGTGCGGTGATCGATCTGGAAGCGGTGGGCCAGACTGCGGCGGCCAAAACGGGGTACAGGACAGCTTTGCAGCGCTGGTCCGACAGCACCCCGGCCAGGGTGGGACTCGCTTCGCTCCTCTACCGTCAGGGCGACAGGACCGATGCAGAGCAGTTGCTGCGTGAGGCCCTAGCGACGGAGCCGACCAGTGTCCCTGTTCTCAACAATCTCGCCCATCTGCTGAATGAACGGGGCGAAAAGGCCGAGGCGGAGCGCCTTGCCCGTCGCGCCCTTCGGGAGCCGGGCCCGTGGCGCGATGATGTGCGGGCGACGCTGGAGGAGATCCTTCGCTGA